One genomic region from Xyrauchen texanus isolate HMW12.3.18 chromosome 16, RBS_HiC_50CHRs, whole genome shotgun sequence encodes:
- the LOC127657053 gene encoding 5-hydroxytryptamine receptor 1B-like: MEGSGHFKPTPANFDQVLNSSTGTNATLTPNIEEKRESFAFQVTLASVLGLLTLATILSNAFVIATISQSRKLQTPANFLIASLAVTDLLVSVLVMPICALYTVTHEWTLGQVICDIWLSSDITCCTASILHLCVIALDRYWAITDAVEYAKKRTQARAAGMVATAWIIAISISLPPFFWRQVKAGELTICTVNSDHIFYTIYSTFGAFYIPTLLLIALYGRIYVEARKRILKQSPKKAGKRLTSAHLITNSPASVASTSPLHCGRQELCSDTGSLNSDNQIRVTVSDSLLEKKRISAARERKATKTLGIILGAYIVCWLPFFIYTLLVSLCPSCMFSPELFDFFTWLGYLNSLINPIIYTMSNDDFKKAFHKLINFRFCRC; this comes from the coding sequence ATGGAGGGCAGCGGTCACTTCAAACCAACACCTGCGAATTTCGACCAGGTATTGAATAGCTCGACCGGCACCAATGCGACTTTAACGCCTAATAttgaagaaaagagagaaagtttTGCTTTCCAAGTCACCTTAGCATCCGTTCTTGGTCTGCTTACTCTTGCCACAATACTTAGCAATGCATTTGTCATCGCGACCATCTCCCAGTCCAGGAAGCTCCAGACACCGGCGAACTTCTTGATCGCATCCCTGGCCGTCACGGACCTTTTGGTGTCGGTGCTCGTGATGCCCATTTGCGCGCTTTACACGGTCACCCACGAGTGGACGCTTGGACAGGTTATTTGCGACATCTGGTTGTCCTCAGACATAACCTGTTGCACCGCGTCCATCCTCCACCTGTGCGTAATCGCCTTGGATCGATACTGGGCTATCACGGACGCGGTCGAGTACGCTAAAAAACGGACGCAAGCGCGCGCCGCTGGGATGGTGGCGACCGCTTGGATCATCGCCATCTCCATCTCTCTGCCACCGTTCTTCTGGCGCCAGGTGAAGGCGGGGGAGCTCACCATCTGCACGGTAAATTCGGACCACATCTTTTACACCATCTACTCCACGTTCGGGGCTTTCTATATCCCCACGTTGCTACTCATCGCCTTGTACGGGAGGATTTACGTGGAGGCGAGGAAGCGCATCTTGAAACAGTCTCCCAAAAAAGCGGGGAAAAGACTCACTTCAGCACATCTCATCACGAATTCGCCCGCGTCTGTGGCTTCAACCTCTCCTTTACATTGTGGACGGCAAGAGCTTTGCTCTGACACCGGCTCTCTGAACAGTGACAATCAAATTCGAGTAACGGTGTCCGATTCTCTTCTGGAGAAAAAGCGAATATCGGCCGCGCGCGAGAGAAAAGCCACCAAAACATTGGGCATTATTTTAGGAGCTTATATTGTGTGTTGGTTGCCGTTTTTCATTTACACACTGCTGGTGTCCCTCTGCCCATCCTGTATGTTTTCTCCAGAACTGTTTGACTTTTTTACATGGCTTGGCTACCTCAACTCACTCATCAACCCGATAATATACACCATGTCAAATGATGACTTTAAAAAAGCTTTCCACAAACTCATTAACTTTAGATTTTGCAGATGTTGA